In Nicotiana tabacum cultivar K326 chromosome 21, ASM71507v2, whole genome shotgun sequence, one DNA window encodes the following:
- the LOC107813962 gene encoding uncharacterized protein LOC107813962 yields MLFRRQLINLSCILNSQFLLRVCSYSSRPTRACQANELNFVDDSKTHSAAANVDNRVFHLSPLYRDINKDSLKDCKIELVDNETWRVSSGLAEAWRDNTNVASKKKSFSIETEIDDEATSYASLNEDGHDFDEIEDMRIRGNLFYKLDKDSKEYEEYKFEFHRRNTNKNNGNDGPKEKEKSNNVSASRVEKGLKGIDEKQQNKKEKLSYNSASPFQNFQLNDFGASPIKRLRVPTFNQLTAPYHEPFCLDIYVSKGSVSASIIHRATSKVVVVAHSISKDMKFDLGSTKNRATCAAIGEVLAQRALADDIHNVVYTPRKGEKLEGKLEIVLQSIINNGINVKVKIKQRKTKKPGFHRPTA; encoded by the coding sequence ATGTTATTCAGAAGACAACTCATCAACTTGTCTTGTATACTCAATTCCCAATTTCTTCTAAGAGTATGTTCATATTCCTCAAGACCAACAAGAGCTTGTCAAGCAAATGAACTTAATTTCGTCGATGATAGTAAAACCCATTCAGCTGCTGCAAATGTTGATAACAGGGTTTTTCACCTTTCACCATTGTATAGGGATATTAATAAGGATTCTTTAAAAGATTGCAAGATTGAATTAGTGGATAATGAGACTTGGAGGGTGTCCTCTGGTTTAGCTGAGGCATGGCGAGACAACACAAATGTTGCATCCAAGAAAAAGTCATTTTCCATTgaaactgaaattgatgatgagGCGACTAGTTATGCGTCTTTGAACGAGGACGGTCATGACTTTGATGAGATTGAGGATATGAGGATACGCGGGAACTTGTTTTACAAGCTTGATAAAGATTCCAAGGAATACGAAGAATATAAGTTTGAATTCCATAGAAGGAATACGAACAAGAATAATGGAAATGACGGtccaaaagagaaggaaaaatcgAATAACGTTTCAGCTTCTAGGGTCGAGAAAGGTCTAAAGGGTATAGATGAGAAGCAGCAAAACAAGAAAGAGAAACTGAGCTATAACTCTGCCTCTCCGTTTCAGAATTTTCAGCTAAATGATTTCGGAGCATCTCCAATAAAGAGGTTAAGGGTTCCAACTTTTAATCAGCTTACTGCCCCTTATCATGAGCCGTTTTGTTTGGATATTTATGTGTCGAAAGGTTCAGTAAGTGCTAGCATTATCCACAGAGCTACTAGCAAGGTTGTTGTTGTGGCGCACTCTATTTCAAAGGACATGAAATTTGACTTGGGATCAACTAAGAATAGAGCTACTTGTGCTGCTATTGGGGAAGTTCTGGCTCAAAGAGCACTGGCTGATGATATTCATAACGTAGTTTATACGCCAAGGAAAGGGGAGAAATTGGAAGGGAAACTTGAGATTGTACTTCAGTCCATTATTAACAATGGCATCAATGTGAAGGTGAAGATTAAGCAGAGGAAAACCAAGAAACCTGGCTTCCACCGCCCGACAGCTTAG
- the LOC107813963 gene encoding ferredoxin C 1, chloroplastic-like — protein sequence MATLHFTTSPSFTLISPRNQANVATAIHLNSPWKTKNRRISTVIRAYKVLVEHEGKTTELEVEPDETILSKALDVGMSVPYDCKLGVCMTCPAKLLSGKVDQSEGMLSDDVVERGYALLCAAYPRSDCHIRVIPEEELLSLQLATADD from the coding sequence ATGGCGACACTTCATTTTACAACCTCTCCATCTTTCACCCTCATCTCACCAAGAAACCAAGCCAATGTTGCTACTGCTATTCATCTAAACAGTCCCTGGAAAACCAAAAATCGTCGAATATCAACCGTTATCCGGGCTTATAAAGTATTAGTAGAACATGAAGGTAAAACCACAGAGTTGGAAGTTGAACCTGATGAGACAATCTTGTCTAAGGCCCTCGACGTCGGCATGTCTGTACCATATGATTGCAAACTAGGAGTTTGCATGACTTGTCCAGCTAAGTTACTCAGTGGGAAAGTGGATCAAAGTGAAGGTATGCTTAGTGATGATGTTGTGGAGAGAGGTTATGCATTACTATGTGCAGCTTATCCAAGATCAGATTGTCATATTAGAGTTATACCTGAGGAAGAACTTTTGTCTCTGCAACTAGCAACTGCTGATGACTGA